In Spirosoma pollinicola, the genomic window AATTGGCTCATTATTCGTTCTGCTTTGTCGCAGTGTTTCCCCGAGGTAGAACCTATTTGGATGAATAATACAATGCAGGTTATCAGCTATCTTGAAAGCTGCACATCGTCCGAAAAACCATTACCCCGCCTAATCATATCCGATCTGTATTTACCACGCAACGAAGATGGATTCATGTTGCTGGAATCTATAAAGAGCCACCCTATTTACCGGCAGTTGCCTATTGTCATATTAAGTCATTCAGAAGATAGTCAGGATGTAGCAAGATCATATACATATAGCATTGCGTCCTATATTGTTAAGCCTATTTCATATCACCAGTGGTTAAATTGTTTCTACACATTTAGACGCTATTGGCTGGAAGCTGTTACACTACCATACCAGCCAAACTAACCTGTTTTCCTGTTCAGTACAGACACAAGCAACAGCCTACCTGTTGCCAATATTGCTATTTTCCTCCAAATTATATTTATACATTACTTACCAATAAGTAAAAAAGCCTGGCCACACAAATTGAACTGGTTAGGTTTATTTACTGACTGGTAGGTTTTTTTTGTGTAAAAGTGGTGTCAAAGTTTATTAAACGGTAAACAAATAGTTTATGAAAAAACAATTTTAAATATATGTGGTTAGGTTTACCAATTGACTTTACTGGCCTGATTTAGTTCCTGTTAGTATGTATGAATATACAGGATTTTGCCAGAAAAGTCTACCTGATAGTAACTCACGTTTATGAATTGTGCTGGTCATAATTCATATCAAACAAACAGGAGCGGGTTTATTGGAATACCTATAAACATGTACATATCAAAACAAAGAGTACTGTATTGCTTAACATTATTTATCTACACCATTTTACCGTCAACGGTCCTTGCTCAAACAACTTACTTTGTGTCCGGTGCGGGGAATGATGCAACAGATGGCCGCTCTTTTAACGCTGCTTTTCGAAGCATTGACAGAGTCAATCAATTAACGTTAAAGGCTGGGGACTCGCTTCTTTTTCGGCGGGGTGATGTATTTAGAGGGACTTTATTGATACGGCAATCAGGATCGGCAACCAGGCCTATCCTGATTGGTGCTTATGGAAACGGCGCAAAACCAGTATTGACAGGTTCAGTATCCGTTACGAACTGGGTTAATCTGGGAAATAATCGCTGGCAGGCCCCCTGCCCCGATTGTGGCAGTCGGGTAACAGGCATGTACCGAAACGGTGTGTCGCTCCCGTTGGGACGCTACCCAAACCCCGACGCGCCAAACCGGGGGTATTTGACGGTACAGGCGCATGCGGGCAATTCCCAGCTAACGAGTCAGGAGCCCCTGACAACAAACTGGACCGGAGCCGAAGTTGTCCTTGCCCCTACCTACTGGATCATCGATCGAGCTGGAATTACTCAGCAAGATGGCAATACGCTCACTCTCAACAATCCATCGACCTATACGTTGACCGATACCTGGGGCTTCCTGATTCAGAATCACCCCGCCACGCTCGACCAGACTGGCGAGTGGTACTATAACCCAGCCAACCACACACTGCAGTTATACGATGATCGGGGCAATCCAAATACTCAAACGATCACGGCAACAGCGGCCAATAGAAGCATTGACATAGCCAATGCATCCTTTATTACCATCAAAAGCCTTCGTATTACGGAGGCAAAAACCGAAAATCTGTTTGCCTCGAATGTATCTGATCTTGTGCTGTCTGACAACGATTTCACGAATGCCGGTGAGGACGGAATTGTTATTCAGGGAACGGGCAGGAACATCCTCATCGAAGCCAGCACAATACGGGATATCAATAACAATGGCGTCAATATCGGCTCTTACCAGACCGTTACATTTCGAAAAAATACGCTGAAGAACATTGGCGTAGCACCAAACCGGGGAAAAAGTGGTGATGGTCAATTCACTGCTTTTCAATGCTTTGCTACTCAAAACACGTTAATTGAAAACAATGTAGTCGATAGTGTAGGCTACATTGGCGTGTCTGTTTTCAGTAACTCTACCATACGGCAGAATTCAATAGCCAATTTCTGTATGGTAAAAAGTGATGGTGGCGGCATATACCTCTGGAATGGTAATCAGCTACCCTTACACGACATCAGGATTGAGTCGAATATCGTGCAGAAAGGAGTCGGTACAACGGGCTCTTTATTGAGTGATGTGTATAGCGGAGCGCATGGCATTTTTCTGGACGATTGTGTGGAGTCAGTTATGGTGACCGATAATACTATAAGCGATTGTCATGGATTAGGCATTTATATGCATGCCGTCAGCAGAGTGAGTTTGTTACGGAACACCTGCTTCAACAACAGCGTAGGCCAACTTATTCTTTATAATTACAACGCACAATGCTTTCCCCGAAACAATACTTTGAGGCAAAATATACTGGTCGCTAAAACGGCAACCCAGCCCGTGGCAGGCTACATATCGGGAGCAAATGATCTGTCGGATTTCGGCCTCATGGCGCAGAATTATTATGCCCGGCCGGTCAATGATGTATTCACGATACGAGCTGTCTATAACAGGACTGTCGTAAATGACCTGAGTTTATCGCAGTGGCAGACTCAGTTTAAGCAGGACCTTACGTCCAAAACCAGCCCGATAACGTATAAAGATTACCGCATCAAAAGCCTGAGCAGTAACGCCCTTGCAACGAGTACGTTTACGAATTCGAGCGAAGACTGGTCAACCTGGAGTCCTTACAACAACGGGAGTGCCAGTTGGTCGATCAATGGGCAACTTGAGGGGGGCAGTTTACAAGTAAGTTTCCCCCAGGCATCGGGTCAGAACGATTCGTATATGCTGGCGTATAAAAACATTCAGTCAGTTACCAAATCGAAGAGCTATCGACTTCTGTTCGACGCCAGAGCAACAGCAGCCAAAAAAATCGTCGTATTTATGCGACAGCAGAATAGC contains:
- a CDS encoding response regulator is translated as MAKLPSIRKRKSPKIPILVVEDNADNWLIIRSALSQCFPEVEPIWMNNTMQVISYLESCTSSEKPLPRLIISDLYLPRNEDGFMLLESIKSHPIYRQLPIVILSHSEDSQDVARSYTYSIASYIVKPISYHQWLNCFYTFRRYWLEAVTLPYQPN
- a CDS encoding right-handed parallel beta-helix repeat-containing protein, which codes for MYISKQRVLYCLTLFIYTILPSTVLAQTTYFVSGAGNDATDGRSFNAAFRSIDRVNQLTLKAGDSLLFRRGDVFRGTLLIRQSGSATRPILIGAYGNGAKPVLTGSVSVTNWVNLGNNRWQAPCPDCGSRVTGMYRNGVSLPLGRYPNPDAPNRGYLTVQAHAGNSQLTSQEPLTTNWTGAEVVLAPTYWIIDRAGITQQDGNTLTLNNPSTYTLTDTWGFLIQNHPATLDQTGEWYYNPANHTLQLYDDRGNPNTQTITATAANRSIDIANASFITIKSLRITEAKTENLFASNVSDLVLSDNDFTNAGEDGIVIQGTGRNILIEASTIRDINNNGVNIGSYQTVTFRKNTLKNIGVAPNRGKSGDGQFTAFQCFATQNTLIENNVVDSVGYIGVSVFSNSTIRQNSIANFCMVKSDGGGIYLWNGNQLPLHDIRIESNIVQKGVGTTGSLLSDVYSGAHGIFLDDCVESVMVTDNTISDCHGLGIYMHAVSRVSLLRNTCFNNSVGQLILYNYNAQCFPRNNTLRQNILVAKTATQPVAGYISGANDLSDFGLMAQNYYARPVNDVFTIRAVYNRTVVNDLSLSQWQTQFKQDLTSKTSPITYKDYRIKSLSSNALATSTFTNSSEDWSTWSPYNNGSASWSINGQLEGGSLQVSFPQASGQNDSYMLAYKNIQSVTKSKSYRLLFDARATAAKKIVVFMRQQNSPYQDLSSRYEVLAEPAKKTYELVLTALVNDPSALLTIQVQEDNQTVWLDNVSLKETVIEPVNPDNLIRLHYNPTTKDSLIVLKGTFRDVKNHYYTRQLTLKPFTSVILLSDSLPPVDVSLSLKVVQTALKVGDVASFSLTLRNESPGQNKISSRVQWACQLPANLMLIGGSGLSYKEGELSGTVQQLKTDTTFAFQLKATMAGQYIVAARVTATTYADPDSTPDSDTDEGDDEDDEASIHLSVQQLTAVDTTNLVTATEPVAASTKHAVYPNPTASEFSFITEADVATLRVADMLGRECLRLDAVRRDQLIHFGQQLPAGLYLLTIQYTSGEQRTMKVVKRDN